Proteins co-encoded in one Jeotgalibacillus malaysiensis genomic window:
- a CDS encoding dihydrodipicolinate synthase: protein MNFGRVSTAMATPFDQENRIDFSRLENLINHLIENGTDSLVVAGTTGESPTLSSDEKVELFKETVRIVDGRVPVVAGTGTNNTESSITLSLAAKEAGVDAVMLVAPYYSKPSQTGLKKHFTAIAEQVGLPVMIYNIPGRSAVNIEPSTMIELSKVPNIVAVKEASGSLDQMTEIIAGTDDQFLVYSGDDGLTLPLLSIGGAGVVSVTSHVAGNEMQKMISYFQNGDLSKAAAIHQLLLPLTRALFAQPSPSPVKSALNHQGVMCGGVRLPLVELNTEEENSLLRAVNHFRSEIARVS, encoded by the coding sequence ATGAACTTTGGCAGAGTTTCCACTGCGATGGCGACCCCTTTTGATCAGGAAAATCGCATTGATTTCAGCAGACTGGAAAATCTTATTAACCACTTAATTGAAAACGGCACGGATTCACTTGTTGTAGCAGGTACAACAGGAGAATCACCAACACTATCCTCTGATGAAAAAGTGGAGCTGTTCAAAGAGACAGTAAGAATTGTAGATGGAAGAGTCCCGGTGGTAGCCGGTACAGGAACAAACAATACTGAATCAAGCATCACACTATCTCTCGCTGCTAAAGAGGCTGGAGTTGATGCAGTAATGCTTGTAGCCCCTTATTACAGCAAACCGAGCCAGACAGGATTAAAAAAGCATTTTACAGCAATAGCAGAGCAGGTTGGTTTGCCTGTTATGATCTACAATATTCCGGGACGCTCAGCTGTTAATATTGAGCCTTCAACAATGATTGAATTGTCTAAAGTGCCGAATATAGTAGCTGTTAAGGAAGCAAGCGGAAGTCTCGATCAGATGACTGAAATCATCGCAGGAACTGATGATCAATTTCTGGTCTACAGCGGAGACGATGGCTTGACACTGCCACTGCTATCAATCGGTGGAGCAGGCGTTGTATCCGTTACATCTCACGTTGCAGGTAATGAAATGCAAAAAATGATCAGCTATTTCCAGAATGGAGATCTTTCAAAGGCTGCAGCAATCCATCAGCTGCTTTTACCTTTAACGAGAGCGCTGTTTGCTCAACCAAGCCCCTCACCGGTAAAATCAGCATTAAATCATCAGGGTGTGATGTGCGGTGGTGTAAGGCTGCCTCTAGTTGAACTCAATACGGAAGAAGAAAACAGCCTGTTACGGGCTGTAAATCATTTTCGTTCTGAAATAGCACGAGTGTCATAA
- a CDS encoding membrane protein: MKKRKYGVALSMILAAGTVLAACGSDEADTGTDEGNGGGEGTEETSDFKVAMVTDTGGVDDKSFNQSAWEGLQQFGADNGLEEGTDGYTYFQSNNDADYVTNMNTAVRNDFNLVFGIGFLLNQAITDVASQNPDTNFALVDDVSEGDNVASITFKEHEGSFLVGVAAGMATESDQIGFVGGVESDLINKFAAGFQAGVEAVNPDAEVQIEFAGDFNDAAGGQQIAASMYGSGVDVIYHAAGGTGNGVFTEAKNLKQQDPDRQVWVIGVDRDQWEEGQVGDDNVTLTSMVKRVDVAVQDISTRAMEGDFPGGEVIEYGIQEEGIAIAESQDNLSQEILDEIANYQQQIVDGEIEVPSTLE; the protein is encoded by the coding sequence ATGAAAAAGCGTAAGTACGGAGTAGCACTTTCAATGATCCTTGCAGCAGGTACTGTTCTTGCAGCATGTGGAAGCGATGAAGCTGACACAGGTACTGATGAAGGCAACGGCGGCGGAGAAGGCACAGAAGAAACAAGTGACTTTAAAGTAGCAATGGTAACAGATACTGGCGGTGTTGATGATAAATCATTCAACCAGTCAGCGTGGGAAGGTCTTCAGCAGTTCGGAGCTGATAATGGTCTTGAAGAAGGTACAGACGGTTACACTTACTTCCAGTCAAATAACGATGCAGACTATGTAACAAACATGAACACTGCAGTACGTAATGACTTCAACCTTGTTTTTGGTATCGGTTTCCTTCTTAATCAGGCAATTACAGACGTTGCAAGTCAGAACCCTGATACTAACTTTGCCCTTGTAGATGACGTTTCTGAAGGTGATAACGTTGCTTCAATTACATTTAAAGAGCATGAAGGTTCATTCCTTGTAGGTGTTGCAGCAGGTATGGCAACTGAATCAGATCAGATTGGGTTTGTCGGAGGAGTTGAATCTGACCTGATCAATAAATTCGCAGCAGGTTTCCAGGCTGGCGTTGAAGCGGTAAATCCAGATGCAGAAGTTCAAATTGAATTCGCTGGTGACTTCAATGACGCTGCGGGTGGTCAGCAGATCGCAGCTTCAATGTACGGTTCTGGCGTTGACGTAATTTATCACGCAGCAGGTGGAACTGGTAACGGTGTATTCACTGAAGCGAAAAACCTTAAGCAGCAGGACCCTGATCGTCAGGTTTGGGTAATCGGAGTTGACCGTGACCAGTGGGAAGAAGGTCAGGTTGGTGATGATAACGTAACACTTACTTCAATGGTTAAGCGTGTTGACGTTGCTGTCCAGGATATTTCTACTCGTGCAATGGAAGGCGACTTCCCTGGTGGAGAAGTAATTGAGTACGGAATTCAGGAAGAAGGTATTGCAATCGCTGAAAGCCAGGACAACCTGTCACAGGAAATCCTTGACGAGATTGCTAACTACCAGCAGCAAATCGTTGATGGTGAGATTGAAGTTCCATCTACACTTGAGTAA
- a CDS encoding aspartate kinase codes for MPISVLKFGGTSLSDEHKREAAVRNVRRELDQKKQVIVIVSAMGRLGDPYATDTLYSLTKRDCLPDHQQFLLLSCGELISAAVFSAALHQRGIKCEILTGEQAGIKTDKTYLADICSVDPRKLLETLTYAEVVVIPGFQGIDVSGRISTLGRGGSDTSACAVAANVKAEYCKIFTDVAGMMSGDPKIVSHASVVKRLHYDEAFHVAHQGAKIIHPKAVEWASKGGILLWTGDLTGEGGTWIGPESHAESVHSVTAVENLVQISVRAQDCDELFRLLAEKEISIDLISIQPVEVKFTIDHESFQRVNDLLQQHKIDFRCRKNVSKIALIGSSIAGRPGVASAIVTLLTENKIRIWQTADSHMTFWILLDSHKSASAQQLLHEFFINHDTVTIQE; via the coding sequence TTGCCAATTTCAGTCTTGAAATTCGGTGGTACTTCATTATCTGATGAACACAAAAGGGAAGCTGCAGTCCGGAATGTAAGACGTGAACTCGATCAGAAAAAACAGGTCATTGTAATTGTATCGGCTATGGGCAGATTAGGAGATCCCTATGCTACTGATACACTTTATTCATTGACTAAGCGAGATTGTCTTCCTGATCATCAGCAATTTCTTTTATTATCATGCGGAGAGCTCATATCAGCAGCAGTCTTTTCTGCAGCGCTGCATCAGAGGGGCATTAAATGTGAGATTCTCACGGGGGAGCAGGCAGGAATCAAAACGGACAAAACCTATCTGGCTGATATATGTTCTGTTGATCCGCGAAAACTGCTTGAAACCTTGACATATGCAGAAGTCGTTGTTATACCCGGCTTTCAGGGGATAGATGTAAGTGGTAGAATATCCACTCTGGGCAGAGGAGGAAGTGACACTTCTGCATGTGCAGTTGCAGCAAATGTTAAAGCGGAATATTGCAAAATTTTTACTGATGTAGCAGGTATGATGAGTGGTGATCCGAAAATTGTCAGTCATGCCTCAGTTGTGAAAAGGCTTCATTATGATGAGGCCTTTCACGTGGCGCATCAGGGTGCTAAAATTATTCACCCAAAAGCAGTTGAATGGGCAAGTAAAGGCGGCATTCTTTTGTGGACCGGTGATTTGACCGGGGAAGGCGGAACATGGATCGGACCTGAATCGCACGCTGAATCAGTCCATTCCGTCACTGCAGTAGAAAATCTGGTGCAGATTTCAGTCCGTGCCCAGGATTGTGATGAGTTATTCAGACTGCTTGCAGAAAAAGAGATCAGTATTGATCTGATATCAATTCAGCCGGTTGAAGTGAAATTTACAATCGATCATGAATCTTTTCAGCGCGTGAATGATCTCTTGCAGCAGCATAAAATTGATTTCCGATGCAGAAAAAACGTATCAAAAATTGCACTGATCGGCTCAAGCATCGCCGGACGGCCAGGAGTTGCTTCGGCAATTGTAACACTGCTTACAGAGAATAAAATCAGAATCTGGCAGACAGCTGATAGTCATATGACTTTCTGGATTCTGCTTGACAGTCATAAATCGGCATCCGCCCAGCAACTGCTGCACGAATTTTTTATTAATCATGATACAGTAACGATACAGGAGTGA
- a CDS encoding aspartate-semialdehyde dehydrogenase — protein MKGTGYNIAVVGATGAVGTQMLAMLEQRDFPVGKIKLLSSARSAGQTIQFNGAPVTVEEATPESFEGIDIALFSAGGGISKQLAPEAAKRGAIVIDNTSAFRMDPDVPLVVPEVNELDLQHHKGIIANPNCSTIQMVAALEPIRKELGLSKVIVSTYQAVSGAGVQAIDEMKAQSQAILNGEEPEANVLPVKGDKKHYQIAFNAVPQIDVFDTNGYTFEEMKMINETKKIMHMPELKVSATCVRLPVETGHAESVYIEVDAKGKDTADIHRILSGAPGVTLQDNPGEQEYPMPSTAAGKTDVFVGRVRKDPDEDHGFHMWIVSDNLLKGAAWNSVQIAESLIKLKLV, from the coding sequence ATGAAGGGTACAGGATATAACATAGCAGTAGTAGGAGCAACAGGAGCAGTTGGAACTCAGATGCTTGCGATGCTTGAGCAGAGAGATTTTCCGGTCGGAAAAATTAAACTCCTTTCTTCAGCGAGATCAGCAGGTCAGACTATACAATTTAACGGGGCACCGGTAACAGTAGAAGAGGCAACACCTGAGAGCTTTGAAGGAATTGATATCGCGCTGTTTTCAGCAGGAGGCGGCATTTCTAAGCAGCTGGCTCCGGAAGCGGCAAAACGTGGAGCAATTGTTATAGATAATACAAGTGCATTCAGAATGGATCCGGATGTGCCTCTTGTCGTTCCTGAGGTAAATGAGCTGGATCTTCAGCATCATAAGGGTATCATAGCGAACCCGAACTGTTCTACAATTCAAATGGTAGCAGCATTAGAACCAATCAGAAAAGAACTGGGACTTTCAAAAGTAATTGTCTCCACTTATCAGGCAGTGTCCGGAGCAGGTGTGCAGGCAATTGATGAGATGAAGGCACAGTCGCAGGCAATCCTGAATGGTGAAGAACCAGAGGCGAATGTCTTACCGGTTAAAGGTGATAAGAAGCATTATCAGATTGCTTTTAACGCAGTTCCACAGATCGATGTATTTGATACAAATGGATATACCTTTGAGGAAATGAAGATGATCAATGAAACAAAGAAAATTATGCATATGCCTGAGCTAAAGGTTTCAGCAACATGTGTCAGACTGCCTGTTGAAACAGGTCATGCTGAATCTGTTTATATTGAAGTAGATGCAAAGGGTAAGGATACAGCTGATATTCATAGAATCCTGTCTGGTGCACCTGGTGTAACATTACAGGATAATCCCGGCGAGCAGGAATACCCAATGCCAAGTACGGCAGCGGGCAAAACCGATGTATTTGTAGGAAGGGTCAGAAAAGATCCTGATGAAGATCACGGATTCCATATGTGGATTGTATCTGACAACCTATTAAAGGGAGCTGCGTGGAATTCAGTACAGATCGCAGAAAGCCTGATTAAACTAAAACTAGTATAA
- a CDS encoding cell division protein FtsK, whose amino-acid sequence MAEAKRKPVKRKPQTRKKTRKTKKKSTPLTYELTGIIMIALSLIAAFELGAAGRVLTLMFTYLIGNFQLLFPIAIILLSVYAILYRGFPSFKGSRMIGSLLILISLFLLSHVLLFDQLARDQLITDNSVLVQTHTILTDEFTENAGAGMIGALIFSIFNLLFGSVGSKVASATLIIIGVMMLSGKSIGETGRLIISWTGKKLRELIALITDWIDEKRQVKKAKRKQTQINRRSASKDKAPAEELMSDAEEEDTEETSGFEPLISSFAEKAAPVQQESAPKEQSPSDIDVEEDAADPALEAFTASPGVEEVENKEYQIPALDLLAVPPHADQSSEYKAIQKNASKLEKTFQSFGVRAKVTQVHLGPAVTKYEVHPDVGVKVSKIVNLNDDLALALAAKDIRIEAPIPGKSAIGIEVPNTEVAMVSLREVLEANKNKRDDAKLLIGLGRDITGEAVAAELNKMPHMLVAGATGSGKSVCINGIIVSILMRAKPHEVKLMMIDPKMVELNVYNGIPHLLAPVVTDARKASQALKKVVSEMERRYDLFSHTGTRNIEGYNEYVRKHNEKNEEKQPQLPFIVVIVDELADLMMVASNDVEDSITRLAQMARAAGIHLIIATQRPSVDVITGVIKANIPSRIAFAVSSQIDSRTILDTGGAEKLLGRGDMLFMPVGANKPVRVQGAFLSDEEVEKVVNAVIEQQKAQYQEEMIPDEVDESKPEESDDELYGEAVDLVVDMQTASVSMLQRRFRIGYTRAARLIDAMEQQGVVGPYEGSKPRTVLKGKVEDE is encoded by the coding sequence ATGGCTGAAGCCAAAAGAAAACCGGTAAAAAGAAAACCACAGACACGCAAGAAAACCAGAAAAACAAAGAAAAAGAGTACACCTCTTACATATGAGTTAACAGGTATTATCATGATCGCACTGTCACTGATTGCTGCTTTTGAGCTTGGGGCGGCCGGGCGTGTATTGACTTTAATGTTTACGTATTTAATCGGTAACTTTCAGCTGCTGTTTCCTATTGCCATTATTTTATTGTCAGTATATGCCATTCTCTACAGAGGTTTTCCTTCTTTTAAAGGCTCAAGAATGATTGGCAGTCTGCTGATCCTGATCAGTTTATTCCTTTTAAGCCACGTATTATTATTTGATCAGCTGGCGCGGGATCAACTGATCACAGACAACAGCGTGCTTGTACAGACGCATACAATTCTTACAGATGAATTCACTGAAAATGCAGGTGCAGGAATGATCGGTGCATTGATATTTTCAATTTTCAATCTGTTGTTTGGCTCTGTCGGTTCAAAGGTTGCCTCAGCTACACTGATCATTATCGGCGTGATGATGCTGTCGGGTAAATCAATTGGTGAGACAGGACGATTGATCATCAGCTGGACTGGTAAAAAACTGAGAGAATTAATTGCCCTGATTACTGACTGGATCGATGAAAAGCGTCAGGTTAAAAAAGCAAAAAGAAAGCAAACTCAGATCAATAGACGGTCTGCTTCAAAAGATAAAGCACCTGCTGAAGAATTAATGAGTGATGCAGAAGAGGAAGACACTGAAGAAACAAGTGGCTTTGAACCGCTGATATCAAGTTTTGCAGAAAAAGCAGCTCCGGTTCAGCAGGAATCTGCTCCAAAAGAACAGTCACCTTCTGACATTGACGTGGAAGAGGATGCTGCTGATCCGGCTCTTGAAGCATTTACAGCCTCGCCGGGAGTTGAAGAGGTTGAAAATAAAGAGTATCAAATACCAGCTCTGGATCTGCTGGCAGTCCCACCACATGCTGATCAAAGCAGTGAATACAAAGCAATACAAAAAAATGCTTCTAAGCTTGAAAAGACTTTCCAGAGTTTTGGGGTGCGTGCAAAAGTTACACAGGTGCATCTTGGTCCTGCTGTAACAAAATATGAAGTACATCCTGATGTTGGCGTAAAGGTTAGTAAGATTGTTAACCTGAATGATGATCTTGCACTTGCCCTTGCTGCAAAGGACATCAGAATTGAAGCGCCGATTCCGGGCAAATCTGCAATCGGTATAGAGGTTCCAAATACCGAAGTAGCGATGGTATCTTTAAGAGAAGTTCTTGAAGCAAATAAAAATAAACGTGACGATGCAAAGCTACTGATTGGACTTGGAAGAGATATTACAGGAGAAGCAGTTGCAGCCGAGCTGAACAAAATGCCTCATATGCTTGTAGCAGGCGCTACAGGAAGCGGAAAGTCTGTTTGTATTAATGGCATTATCGTATCCATCCTGATGCGGGCTAAACCGCATGAAGTAAAACTAATGATGATTGATCCCAAAATGGTGGAGCTAAATGTCTATAACGGGATTCCTCATCTACTGGCACCTGTTGTAACAGATGCTAGAAAAGCATCACAGGCGCTGAAAAAAGTAGTCAGTGAAATGGAAAGACGATATGACCTGTTTTCACATACCGGCACGAGAAACATTGAGGGTTATAATGAATATGTAAGAAAGCATAACGAAAAAAATGAAGAAAAACAGCCTCAGCTTCCATTTATTGTAGTAATAGTAGATGAGCTTGCAGACCTGATGATGGTTGCTTCTAATGACGTTGAGGATTCGATTACAAGGCTTGCACAGATGGCCAGAGCGGCGGGTATTCACTTGATCATCGCGACCCAAAGACCTTCAGTTGATGTCATCACCGGGGTAATCAAGGCGAACATCCCATCGAGAATTGCATTTGCAGTGTCATCCCAGATTGATTCAAGAACGATTCTCGATACCGGTGGAGCTGAAAAACTCCTCGGGCGAGGGGATATGTTGTTTATGCCAGTTGGTGCAAATAAGCCTGTTCGTGTTCAAGGAGCATTTTTAAGTGATGAAGAAGTTGAGAAAGTAGTTAATGCAGTCATTGAACAGCAAAAAGCACAGTATCAGGAAGAGATGATTCCTGATGAAGTGGATGAATCAAAACCCGAAGAATCAGATGATGAATTATACGGAGAAGCTGTTGATCTTGTTGTGGATATGCAGACTGCCTCAGTATCTATGCTTCAGAGAAGGTTCAGAATCGGTTATACACGTGCAGCCAGATTAATCGATGCAATGGAACAGCAGGGTGTAGTAGGCCCTTATGAAGGCAGCAAGCCGCGTACAGTATTAAAAGGAAAAGTAGAAGATGAATAA
- a CDS encoding Zn-dependent hydrolase, RNA-metabolising, with translation MSKDKNEKVKIIPLGGVGEIGKNMYVIEVDEDLFIIDSGLMFPEDEMFGIDIVIPDFQYIEANKERVKAIFLTHGHDDSIGSLPYLLEKVKVPVYGSKLTVALAKALLKEYGFKERVKFYTVHEKSNMKFDSVNVTFFNTTHSIPDSLGIAIHTSEGAIVHTGEFKFDQASKGGYASNIGKMAKLGDKGVFALLSDSTEAEKPGHTTSEAVIEKHVSNSINQANGRVIVTCYASNLIRIQQIFEAAAASGRKVAVIGEAAERVVNVASRLEHLTYDEDTRIKPNEIDQYRNDEIVIILSGTHDEPFKVMESMANQTHPIVNIQEGDTVLITFTPSPGMEVYLYRSVNEMTKAGANVLTSSKNVHVSGHGSQEDLKMMINLMKPKYFIPIQGEYRHLITHGRLAEEMGIPRANIFIADKGDIVEYQSGKMKMSGRVQTGNVLIDGKGVGDVGNIVLRDRRLLSQDGVLLVVVTLNRKTKTIAAGPEVISRGFVYVRESEKLMEESVTAVRNIVEKNVENRTFDWSGIKQEIRDSLNHLLYTRTKRRPMILPIIMEV, from the coding sequence TTGTCTAAAGATAAAAATGAAAAAGTAAAAATTATTCCTCTCGGCGGAGTAGGCGAGATAGGAAAGAACATGTACGTGATTGAAGTGGACGAAGACTTATTTATTATTGATTCAGGATTGATGTTTCCTGAAGATGAAATGTTCGGAATTGATATTGTTATCCCGGATTTTCAATACATTGAAGCAAATAAAGAGCGTGTGAAGGCGATCTTTCTGACGCATGGTCACGATGATTCAATCGGCTCTCTGCCTTATTTGCTTGAAAAAGTGAAAGTCCCGGTTTACGGTTCAAAGTTAACAGTTGCCCTGGCTAAGGCGCTGCTGAAAGAGTACGGATTCAAAGAGCGCGTGAAGTTTTACACTGTACATGAGAAAAGTAATATGAAGTTTGATTCTGTGAATGTAACATTCTTTAATACAACTCACAGTATTCCCGACTCGCTTGGTATTGCAATACACACTTCAGAAGGTGCGATTGTACATACAGGTGAATTTAAATTTGACCAGGCTTCTAAAGGTGGATACGCATCCAATATTGGTAAAATGGCTAAGCTTGGTGACAAAGGTGTATTTGCACTGCTTTCAGATAGTACTGAAGCTGAAAAGCCCGGTCATACAACATCTGAAGCGGTGATTGAGAAACACGTTTCAAACAGTATTAATCAGGCAAACGGAAGAGTCATTGTTACATGCTATGCTTCCAACCTGATCCGTATACAGCAGATTTTTGAAGCAGCCGCTGCTTCAGGAAGAAAAGTTGCTGTGATTGGTGAAGCAGCAGAGCGAGTAGTAAATGTAGCTTCAAGACTTGAGCACTTAACATATGATGAAGATACAAGAATTAAACCGAATGAAATTGATCAGTACCGTAATGATGAAATTGTCATCATTCTGTCAGGAACGCACGATGAGCCATTTAAGGTGATGGAAAGTATGGCAAATCAGACGCATCCGATCGTAAATATTCAGGAAGGTGATACAGTATTAATTACGTTCACGCCATCTCCTGGTATGGAAGTATACCTGTATCGTTCTGTTAACGAAATGACAAAAGCCGGCGCTAACGTCCTTACATCGAGTAAGAATGTACACGTTTCCGGCCACGGCAGTCAGGAAGATCTGAAGATGATGATCAATCTGATGAAACCGAAATATTTTATTCCAATTCAGGGCGAGTACCGTCATTTAATTACGCACGGACGCCTTGCTGAAGAGATGGGTATTCCACGTGCTAATATTTTCATTGCTGATAAAGGTGATATTGTAGAATATCAGTCCGGTAAAATGAAAATGAGTGGCAGAGTGCAGACAGGTAATGTACTCATTGATGGTAAAGGTGTCGGTGATGTAGGAAATATTGTACTACGGGACAGAAGATTACTGTCACAGGATGGTGTATTACTGGTCGTGGTCACGTTAAACCGCAAAACAAAAACAATCGCTGCAGGACCTGAAGTAATTTCAAGAGGCTTTGTTTATGTAAGAGAATCAGAAAAGCTTATGGAAGAGTCTGTAACTGCAGTGCGCAATATTGTTGAGAAAAACGTTGAAAACCGTACATTTGACTGGTCAGGTATCAAGCAGGAGATCAGAGACTCGCTTAATCATCTGCTTTATACGCGTACAAAGCGCCGTCCGATGATTTTACCGATCATTATGGAAGTCTAA
- a CDS encoding dihydrofolate reductase, translating to MLKGKRIGFGFTGSHCTYHLALPELEHLKKLGAEIMPVVSYTMQTTNTRFGEGEEWVEKIEKAAGRKCIRSIAEAEPLGPAEPLDCMVIAPLTGNSLAKLANALTDSPVLMAAKATMRNHKPVVIAISTNDGLGLNGMNLMKLMGAKNVYFVPFSQDDPVNKPNSLVAHMEEIPQTVSEALIGKQHQPVITLKGLNKRD from the coding sequence ATGCTAAAAGGAAAGAGAATCGGTTTTGGTTTTACGGGCTCTCATTGCACTTATCACCTTGCATTGCCGGAGCTTGAACACCTTAAAAAGCTTGGAGCTGAGATTATGCCAGTCGTGAGCTATACAATGCAGACGACAAACACCAGGTTCGGTGAAGGGGAGGAGTGGGTTGAAAAAATTGAAAAAGCCGCCGGTAGAAAGTGTATCAGGTCTATAGCAGAAGCTGAGCCCCTTGGACCTGCAGAACCGCTTGATTGCATGGTTATTGCCCCGTTAACAGGAAATTCACTTGCCAAGCTTGCAAATGCCTTAACAGATTCACCTGTTTTAATGGCAGCTAAAGCAACAATGAGAAATCATAAACCGGTCGTCATCGCCATTTCAACAAATGATGGTCTTGGACTGAATGGGATGAACCTGATGAAGCTGATGGGGGCAAAAAATGTTTATTTTGTTCCTTTCAGTCAGGATGATCCCGTAAATAAACCGAACTCCCTTGTCGCTCATATGGAGGAAATTCCTCAGACTGTATCTGAAGCATTAATTGGAAAACAGCACCAGCCTGTCATTACATTAAAGGGTTTGAATAAAAGAGATTGA
- a CDS encoding GntR family transcriptional regulator produces the protein MTIKSDNRHLYLQVIDRLKKDIDKGVYKEKERLPSEFELSRQLGISRATLREALRILEEENRIVRRHGVGTFVNAKPLFSSGIEQLYSVTDMIRMAGMEPGTVFLSSSVHQPTDEDINRFNCTPDDDMTIIERVRTANGDPVVYCVDKIPTDLMPTSFTHQDRSIFSLLEENGGMYISYAVTHIEPAGYHEKVSPILGCEPETALLVLKQLHYDDKDQPILYSLNYFKADRFSFHVVRKRV, from the coding sequence ATGACTATTAAATCAGATAATCGGCATCTGTATCTTCAGGTAATTGACAGACTGAAGAAAGATATCGACAAAGGCGTTTATAAAGAAAAGGAACGCCTGCCTTCGGAGTTTGAACTTTCAAGGCAGCTGGGTATCAGCAGGGCTACACTAAGAGAAGCGCTGAGAATTCTCGAAGAAGAAAACAGAATTGTCAGAAGGCATGGTGTAGGAACATTTGTTAACGCAAAACCATTATTCTCTTCAGGGATCGAACAGTTATACAGCGTAACTGACATGATCCGGATGGCAGGTATGGAACCGGGAACAGTATTCTTAAGTTCTTCTGTTCATCAGCCGACTGATGAGGATATTAACCGTTTTAACTGCACGCCAGATGATGATATGACCATTATCGAACGTGTCAGAACAGCAAACGGTGACCCGGTGGTTTACTGTGTCGATAAAATCCCGACAGACTTGATGCCTACTTCTTTTACACACCAGGACCGGTCGATTTTCTCTTTGCTTGAGGAGAATGGGGGAATGTACATATCTTATGCCGTAACCCACATTGAACCTGCAGGCTACCATGAGAAGGTTTCGCCAATTCTCGGTTGTGAACCTGAAACTGCTTTACTTGTTTTAAAGCAGCTTCATTATGATGATAAGGATCAGCCTATTCTGTATTCTCTGAATTATTTTAAAGCTGATCGATTTAGTTTTCATGTTGTACGTAAGCGTGTTTAA